The genomic region GAAAGCTTTATTACCAACTATCCAAGAACCTATCGATCGCTAGTTAAGGCAATGATTGAAGCCTGTCAGTATTGCAGTAGACCAGAAAATCGGGAAGAAGTTGCTAAAGTCATTTCACAACGTTCCTTTACTGCGGCTAAGCCGAAATTGACCCGCGCTGCGATCGTCGGGGAATACAACTACGGTGGTTTCGATGACAAAAAGCGGCTGGTCAAAGCGCCAGAGACGACAATCTTTTTCGATTATCCTGCTCATCTTGCCACAATACCAAACGACCATTCCACCTTTTTATGGCAGTCTCAAAGCCTGTGGTTGATGACTCAATCGGTACGGTGGGGACAAATCCCAGAAGTTCCCAAAAATGCCGAGGCTGTAGCCCGAAAAGCTTAGAGAACCGATCTATATCGTGAAATCGCTGCTGAAATGGGAATTGAATGTCCAAAAGAAGATTACAAGGTAGAACCCGCTACAGCTTTTATTGATAAAAAAGCCTTCGATCCTAGCGATCCAGTCGGATATCTCAACAGCTTTGAAATTAGAGCAAATCGTCCCAAGTCTTTCTTTTTGTCTGGTAATTGGTAGTTGGTAATTGGTAAGTCAAAAGTTAAAAGTCAAAAGTCAAAACTAACTACTCCCTATTCCCCCTAATCTTATGACCAAATCCACAAGTTTTTCTCCTAATCAAAACGAGCTTGACTATAATTCTCGCAACTTCCTAGAAATTAAAAACCTCGTCAAATCTTACCGCAATCCTAATGGCAGTGAATTTGTCGTGCTAGATGGCATCGATCTGACTATTGCAGAAGACGAATATATTTCTGTTATCGGTCACTCTGGCTGCGGTAAATCAACTCTACTGAAAATTGTGGCTGGGTTGGAAAAAGCTACTGCTGGATCGGTAAGGCTGGAAGGGAGAGAAATCCGCAAACCAGGCGTAGAAAGAATGATGGTGTTTCAACAATATTCCCTATTGCCGTGGTTAACAGTAAGGGAAAATGTTAGGCTCGCAGTAGATGAAGCGATCGAAAATGCTAGCCGTGCCGAAAAAATTAGCATTGTGAACGAACACTTAGCAATGGTGAATTTAACAGCGGCAGCAGATAAGTATCCTGATGAAATATCGGGAGGAATGAAACAGCGAGTAGGAATTGCACGAGCTTTAGCAACTCGTCCAAAAATGCTACTAATGGACGAACCTTTCGGGGCGTTAGATGCTCTCACTCGCGGGAAATTACAAAGACAAGTCTTAGATATTTGGGAACATCAGCGACAGGCGGTGATGATGATTACTCATGACGTAGAAGAGGCAATTTATATGTCCGATCGCATTATTTTAATGACCAATGATCCCAACGCTAAAATTGGTGAAATCATCAACGTTCCCTTTCCCCACCCCCGCGATCGCCATGCTATGAGACATTCAACAGAATACATGAAATTACGCGATCGCGCCTTAGATTTTCTCGATCGCTATTTCACCCAAGACGAATAATTTGTCAGAAGTTAGGAGTTAGAAGTCAGGAGTCAGAAAATAGAAGAGTGTATCCCTATCTAAATTCTCCCTTGTCTTCCTTGTCTCCCTTGTCTTCCTCGCTTCCCACTCACCCAAAGGAAAAACTGTGAACCTCAAACCCATTCTGGCGCGGCTACAAAATGCTCTAGGTAGTCAAGACGTACATAACTTAATTTTACGGATGCCAACTGGATATCAAACTCAGAATAATACATCCGAGCGATCGCTAAATTTAGTTGTCGGTTATGATGGTTCTCCTGACAGCCAAGCAGCGCTAGATCTAGCTTTATTAATTGCTCATCAAACTCGCTTGGCGACTCAAAACCAAGTCACAATTCACGTTGTTTATGTCTTAGATGAAGTACAAATAGAGTTACTGACCAAAATTTATAGCTCCAGTTCCTCAAAAGCTTTTCGTCGGGGACAAAAGAAATCTACACCTGTTGCTACTCTCTCTGGAACTCAGGCACTTGCAACTAAATCTAAAACAGTTTTGTTAGCACAAGCAGACGAAATTTTATGGCGAGCGCGATGTTTAGCTGAAGCATGGAAAGGTACGTTTGTGGCTCATCTACGATTTGGTTCTTTAGCTACAGAACTCAAAAATATTGTAGAGACTGAATCAGCAGACATACTGCTGTTAGGTTGTCGTTCTCAAAGTAGTCTAGTGATTCGACAGTTAGATCCGAGTCTCCCCTGCGCGATATTAGGAATTTCTGAATAAATGCATAAAATTTATCTAGCTAGAAGTCTAATATGTTTATAGTAGATGTTTGAAACTTTGCGAGAGTGAAAAAATATGAGCGAAGTTAAAAAAGTTGCGCTCGTGACAGGAGCAAATCGTGGTTTGGGTTTAGAAACTTGCCGTCAATTAGCAAAACAAAATATTAAAGTTATTTTAACTAGCCGTAACGAAGAAAAAGGAAAGTTAGCGGCGGATAAGCTGCGAGCAGAGGGATTACATGTTATTTACCATTCGCTAGATGTCACCAATCCAGACAGTGTGGCACGTTTAGCAGAATTTGTAAAAAGTCAGTTTGGACGCTTAGATATCTTGATAAACAATGCTGGCGTACTACTCGATTATGCAGAGTCAGATGGTAGTATTTTTAACTTAAAACTGAAGACTCTACAAAGCACGCTAGAGACAAATACAATTGGTCCGCTACTACTATGCCAAGCCTTAATTCCCATCATGAAACAGCATAATTATGGCAGAGTTGTCAATGTCTCCTCTGGTGCGGGACAACTACATGACATGAGTACGGGATATCCTAGCTATCGCATTTCTAAAACCGCGTTAAATGCCGTGACGCGAATTTTTGCCAATGAATTAGAGGGAACAAACATTTTAGTAAATGCCGTTTGTCCTGGCTGGGTAAGAACTGATATGGGTGGCGCTAATGCAACTCGTACCGTCGAACAAGGCGTTGATTCGATTGTGTGGCTGGCAACTTTAGCGGATGATGGACCCACAAGTAGCTTTTTCCGCGATCGCCAACCGATAGAGTGGTAATCTTACTTGTGGCGATCGCATCCGCTCTCTATATTATTGCTCTGACTTGACTGCCCTCCCACAAACAATCAGTGGGAAACGCGGATCGTTATATTCCAATTTCGCCTGAGTAAAATCATAAGCTACCATGCCTCGGAGTTCTCCAGCAGCTACAAAAGAATTTCCATACGTTTGAATATCGATCTGTTCGGTAAGAAAATATTTAGCTAAAAGGTAGTGCAAACCGCGAGCTGTAAAGCGCCAGTATTCTGGATAGGCAGGATAGTTGATTGTAATATTCGGTACGGCAATCAGTAATACACCCCCTGGCTTTAAAATACGATGCATTTCTGAAACGATTTTTTCTGGTTCTGCAATTATGTGTAAAACATACGTACAAATGATACAGTCATAAGTATTACTAGGTAGATTATTTGGTTGAGTTAAATCAGCAACAATAGTTGCATTTGGAATATAATCCTTGTTTAAAACATCTAGCTTGGTAATCCGATCCCTAAAACGAGATGTATAAGTATCGTCTTGAAATTCTAGGCAATGACCTTTAATATCTGCCGTGAATTTTTGTAAATACCAATCTAAATAAACGCGATGAGCGCTAACTCCTCTCTCACACCAGTTTTCTGCTAAAGGCTGCACGCCTGCCTGTAGTAGCTCTACTCTTGTTTTGAGCATAAAAAAAGGTTTTAATGCTTGCTTGGCAGATTGCTTAAAACTCTTTGGTAGCAGTTGTTTTCCATTATTAAATGTTTTCTTCAACTGCTCAGAAAAACCTTTTTTCTTAGGTGGAAAAAGCTGTCCAATACTATCAAATTGGCTCACAATCCATCTCCTTATACCTGGTTAAAATGGCTACACTTCTAGATCGCTAATATCAGAAAACTAGCGATGTTAAAGAATGTATTTATCAGCAATAATGTACTTGAAACTTAAAATTGATAAGCTGACAAGTCAACTCCGTTCGTGTGAGTTGTAAAGCTCTGATTCAGCTTAAATTCGTATCGTAGAGTGCAATTCTATAGCTACAAATCTTGTGCGATCGAGCTTAGGTAATATATCAATTCACAACATTTTTAACTCTGTATGTCAGGTATATATGACTAGAGTTATTCCAACTTAGAAAATTACTATTATGGTGGCGTAAGTAAAATTTGCATATCTGGACGCTGGTTTAGGGATAAATACTGCTGTAATGCTAGGAGCAATTTGCCTATATATTAATAAGTTAAGAACTGTATAACTTTAATTCCTCTATCGGTAGGTGGAAACACAATTAAGTATAGACAATAATTTTATACATGGTTAAAAAAGCTGAATTTAACTGACTTTATATGTATGCAACAAAGGTGTGATTGAATCTATAGTATTTCTACACACTCGACCGCCATCACAACATAGAAACAGGATTAAGCCACTGTACGATTGTTTGTCTTAGCTGTCTTAAATCGCGAGAAAACTCTTGCTTAAACCACTGTCCTACTGCATCGAGAGGAGTAAAGTTAGAACCAGTTTGCCATTGCAAATCTTGACTTAAAGGCGTGGTATGAGTACCGCTGAGGGTTTTTAATGTTACCATCCCAGGAAAGCGTTGATGCAGCAACTTCACCAAAGCTTCAGACTGATCGATCGTGTCATTGGTAAACTTGATCGCTAAGTTGCGGCGGACTTCATAACGAGTTTGCAACAGAGTATTGGTTTCCAGAGGAGAAGGAGTAAACTCGACAGAGAAGCCTGGATTAAAATTCAACTGCTGTACTAACGGGATGGCATCGCGTGCCGCATAGTTATTGAAAGAAATGAGGATATTACCAGCGCGTTCGACATTGAACAGACTGCCAATCAATAAGTGGAGTTTACACCCCATACTATGCCCTACGCCGTAAATTGGTAAATAGCGGCTGCGGAGGAGAGATTTAGCGTAAAGTTGTCCGATCGCATTTTCAAACCCGTTCAGTACCGAGCGGGCGATCGCAGTATGATCTAGAGTATTGACAAACGGCGTAGCAACGACAACGTAATTTTCCTCAGCGAGTTGTTCTAAGAGCCAGCGATACGTCAATTGAGGTGCCGTAGCGACAAACGCACCTCCTAAAAAATGTACGATCCCGATTTGTTTGTGGGGAACTAAAACCCAGTTCCCAGCAATTTCTTTCCATTCCATGAGCTTAGGGAGTGGGGAGTAGGGTTTTAGGTATTAGCTTGATCTACCCAAACTTTCATATTCTTCAATTGTACTGCACCAAATTGGGTAACTAAGGCAACATCAGCCGCATCTCGTCCGTAGGCGATCGCAATTCTATTACCCCTTGGTTCTTTTTGGGTAGCATCAAACGTATACCAACGTCCGCCGACAAATGCCTCAAACCAAGCGTGCAGATCCATCGGATCTAACTCGTAAAGATATCCTACTACCATCCGTGCCGGAATATTTAAACTGCGGCTTAAGGCGATACCCAAGTGGGTAAAATCGCGGCAAACCCCTACTTTTTGCTCGGCTGTATCCACAGCAGAAGTAGAAGCATCGCTCGTACCGTAGCGATATTCTATATTTCGCTGAATCCAACTGCGAATCGCCTCTACTTGATCGTATCCAGGCGCAGCATTGCCAGCAATCTCATTTGCTAAATCTCCCAAGCAATCTGCTTGACAATAGCGACTGGGTAACAGAAATTGCAGCGTACTTTCCGGTAAATCCTGTACCAACACATACGGCGCGCCTAGTTGAGTATCAATTTTATCTGCGGTGTCTACTTCAGCTGTAGTTTGTATCTGAAATGAACCTGGAGGCGCTACCATCCGCTGACACAAATTACCATAACTATCGGTATACTCTATAACTTGTGCGCTGGGTTCGATGATGTATTCCTCTCGCATCACCCATTGTCCCAATCCACTGCGAGGTCTAAGCATGAAAATGAGTGGAGTTGGCGCGTTGACTTCATATGTAATTTGACACCCTGCAATCAGCCGCATTTTTACCTCCTCTTGACTTAGTTTATAAGTATTTACATATATGCTATCTAGTACAAAAACTGTATTATTAGCTAGTTTCCTGGGAGGTATTTTATGATTCTTGAGGCAGTAATGCTGAATGTCAAGTTGGGAATGGAAAGCGATTTTGAAGCAACTTTCAAACAGGCTTCCAGAATTATTTCGTCTATGAATGGGTATTTATCCCACGAATTACATAAATGTATAGAAATTAAAGGAAAATATTTATTACTTGTTAAGTGGAAGACGTTAGAATCTCATACAGTTGAATTTAGAGAATCTCCTGAATATCAAAAGTGGAAAAAACTATTACACCACTTTTACGATCCATTTCCAGTAGTCGAACATTTTGAAAAAATTTAACCGTAGGGTGGGCAATGCCCACCTTACTATTGTCTATTGAGAAGAACTTTCGCTTGTAGTTGTATCTTGACCTAACGTACCCTCAGCAGGTGGTGTTTGAGATTCGGTAGTAGCACTGTTATTCTGTTGGGGTTGAGTTGTTTCAGCTTCAGTTTCAGGCTGTGTAGGAGTGGGAGTTGTCATATTTTCGTTCTGCTGTGGAGTAGATGCTGGTGGTTGCAGAACTGGAACTGGTACTTCCTTAATTTTCTCAATTATCGTTTGTTTTTCCGAACTGCGATCGACCGTAGAAGATTCTGTGTTTGGTTTGTCGCTAGGTACGGGAACGAGAACGGGTTGTGGTGTCGATGTAGATGTTTGAGCAGATTGATTCAAATACCAAATGACTCCCGCACTCAACACTGCAATTGTTGTCAGCAGAATTCCCAAAAGCAAACCTCGTGCCGCATTTTCATTATCTCTTATAGTTGATGCTCTCTCTTGAGTACTGCGCTCTGCAACTCGACCGTGTACGTAGCCATGCTGATAAGAATCGTTAGATTCAGTCGTCTTTGTCACATTAACATGGGTGTTACCGTTAGCATCTTGATAAGACTCTTGACGCACTTCACGGTTATAGCTATTGCCTGGATTTAGATTAGACATGATTTCAATAAAACTCCTTTCAAGTTATCTAATGTTTTATTTGATACTTAAGGTTAGATGAAATCAGCATAATTCCTGAAATCAAACGAGTCACTCTATCCCCAGAAGGGATCTCTTTCAAGCTATTCCTCTATCTTGAGACGGATTATTCAAAAGAAATTTTAGTAATGTAGAGTAGGTTATGCCTATCTTTTATAAAAATGAGACAAAATAGATGTTTGATGGAGTTCAAGCTGTCTTTTTTTTCGTGGTTGATGTTGTTGAAGCAGCAAATTGGTACAGCAAACTTTTAAATCTTCCAGTCAAGTATTTCAATTCAGATGGAGAAATAAAAGCAGCTATAATTCAGGTTGGTAAAGTAGAAATGTTTTTTCATCCTGCTGATGCAAAGATGTCTCCTGGTAGTGCAGGTCAGGTTGCTTACTGGCGTGTCAATGACTTTGCAAAAGCACTTGATAAAGCAAAGCAGCATGGAGCTACGCTTTACCGGGGACCCTTAGTAATTGAAGATAATCAAGCAATTTGTCAGATGCGCGATCCTTTTAATAATTTCTTTGGTATGCAAGGTTCGCTCTAGACAAAATAGTTATTCTTAATTTGCCATCACTAATATTTCAGTAATCTTACCTCTCTTTTGGGCTTGAGAGTTGATCGATCTAGCTGCTAAAATTTCATGAATATGAAAATCTTTATATAACTCTCGAACCAACGAACAATTAGAATTAGAAAGCATAACCTTAACCCCACGACCTGCAAGTTCTGCAAATGTATCTCTCAATCTAATCTGATCTGTTTCGTTAAAAGAGTAACGACTATAGCCCGTGAAATTACTAGTGTTACTTAGAGGATGATAAGGTGGATCGAAATAAACAAAATCCTCTGTCGTTTTAGCAAATTCCAAAATAGCGTCAAAATATCTAACTTCTATTTTTACAGATTGAAGAGAATCTGAAACTAAACGCAATAACTCTGCACTACAAATAGTAGGATTTTTATATCTCCCCATTGGGACATTAAATTCGCCTTTAGAGTTTTCGCGGTATAAACCGTTAAAACAAGTTTTATTCAAATAAATTAATCGTGCTGCCATTTCCACAGACGTTCCCGTGAACTGCGATCGCACCCGATAATAATAATCGCGATCGTGCTGTTCTTGATGCCGTGTCAACAACTCGATTAATTCCTCAACGCGATCGCGCACGCAACAATACACATTGATCAATTCAGGATTAATATCTGTCAGTACTGCTGGAAACTTTTTTGTCGATTTATCGTTTCTAGCCACTCCATACAAGTAAAAAAAGACTGCCCCTCCTCCTAAAAATGGCTCGTAGTACGTAGCAAATTTTTGAGGAAAGTAAGAAATATATTGAGAAATCAACTGGCTTTTACCACCTGCCCATTTTAAAAACGGGCGCGGAAGGCTTAACTGGAGTGACTGACGTAGCATTCAATTTGTTCAATAACTCTCAACCTCACC from Chroococcidiopsis sp. SAG 2025 harbors:
- a CDS encoding VOC family protein, whose protein sequence is MFDGVQAVFFFVVDVVEAANWYSKLLNLPVKYFNSDGEIKAAIIQVGKVEMFFHPADAKMSPGSAGQVAYWRVNDFAKALDKAKQHGATLYRGPLVIEDNQAICQMRDPFNNFFGMQGSL
- a CDS encoding DNA adenine methylase translates to MLRQSLQLSLPRPFLKWAGGKSQLISQYISYFPQKFATYYEPFLGGGAVFFYLYGVARNDKSTKKFPAVLTDINPELINVYCCVRDRVEELIELLTRHQEQHDRDYYYRVRSQFTGTSVEMAARLIYLNKTCFNGLYRENSKGEFNVPMGRYKNPTICSAELLRLVSDSLQSVKIEVRYFDAILEFAKTTEDFVYFDPPYHPLSNTSNFTGYSRYSFNETDQIRLRDTFAELAGRGVKVMLSNSNCSLVRELYKDFHIHEILAARSINSQAQKRGKITEILVMAN
- a CDS encoding transglutaminase family protein; translation: MRLIAGCQITYEVNAPTPLIFMLRPRSGLGQWVMREEYIIEPSAQVIEYTDSYGNLCQRMVAPPGSFQIQTTAEVDTADKIDTQLGAPYVLVQDLPESTLQFLLPSRYCQADCLGDLANEIAGNAAPGYDQVEAIRSWIQRNIEYRYGTSDASTSAVDTAEQKVGVCRDFTHLGIALSRSLNIPARMVVGYLYELDPMDLHAWFEAFVGGRWYTFDATQKEPRGNRIAIAYGRDAADVALVTQFGAVQLKNMKVWVDQANT
- a CDS encoding class I SAM-dependent methyltransferase, producing MSQFDSIGQLFPPKKKGFSEQLKKTFNNGKQLLPKSFKQSAKQALKPFFMLKTRVELLQAGVQPLAENWCERGVSAHRVYLDWYLQKFTADIKGHCLEFQDDTYTSRFRDRITKLDVLNKDYIPNATIVADLTQPNNLPSNTYDCIICTYVLHIIAEPEKIVSEMHRILKPGGVLLIAVPNITINYPAYPEYWRFTARGLHYLLAKYFLTEQIDIQTYGNSFVAAGELRGMVAYDFTQAKLEYNDPRFPLIVCGRAVKSEQ
- a CDS encoding ABC transporter ATP-binding protein; translated protein: MTKSTSFSPNQNELDYNSRNFLEIKNLVKSYRNPNGSEFVVLDGIDLTIAEDEYISVIGHSGCGKSTLLKIVAGLEKATAGSVRLEGREIRKPGVERMMVFQQYSLLPWLTVRENVRLAVDEAIENASRAEKISIVNEHLAMVNLTAAADKYPDEISGGMKQRVGIARALATRPKMLLMDEPFGALDALTRGKLQRQVLDIWEHQRQAVMMITHDVEEAIYMSDRIILMTNDPNAKIGEIINVPFPHPRDRHAMRHSTEYMKLRDRALDFLDRYFTQDE
- a CDS encoding DUF1350 family protein yields the protein MEWKEIAGNWVLVPHKQIGIVHFLGGAFVATAPQLTYRWLLEQLAEENYVVVATPFVNTLDHTAIARSVLNGFENAIGQLYAKSLLRSRYLPIYGVGHSMGCKLHLLIGSLFNVERAGNILISFNNYAARDAIPLVQQLNFNPGFSVEFTPSPLETNTLLQTRYEVRRNLAIKFTNDTIDQSEALVKLLHQRFPGMVTLKTLSGTHTTPLSQDLQWQTGSNFTPLDAVGQWFKQEFSRDLRQLRQTIVQWLNPVSML
- a CDS encoding SDR family oxidoreductase, encoding MSEVKKVALVTGANRGLGLETCRQLAKQNIKVILTSRNEEKGKLAADKLRAEGLHVIYHSLDVTNPDSVARLAEFVKSQFGRLDILINNAGVLLDYAESDGSIFNLKLKTLQSTLETNTIGPLLLCQALIPIMKQHNYGRVVNVSSGAGQLHDMSTGYPSYRISKTALNAVTRIFANELEGTNILVNAVCPGWVRTDMGGANATRTVEQGVDSIVWLATLADDGPTSSFFRDRQPIEW
- a CDS encoding universal stress protein, with the translated sequence MNLKPILARLQNALGSQDVHNLILRMPTGYQTQNNTSERSLNLVVGYDGSPDSQAALDLALLIAHQTRLATQNQVTIHVVYVLDEVQIELLTKIYSSSSSKAFRRGQKKSTPVATLSGTQALATKSKTVLLAQADEILWRARCLAEAWKGTFVAHLRFGSLATELKNIVETESADILLLGCRSQSSLVIRQLDPSLPCAILGISE
- a CDS encoding antibiotic biosynthesis monooxygenase, whose translation is MILEAVMLNVKLGMESDFEATFKQASRIISSMNGYLSHELHKCIEIKGKYLLLVKWKTLESHTVEFRESPEYQKWKKLLHHFYDPFPVVEHFEKI